One region of Gilliamella sp. ESL0405 genomic DNA includes:
- the citD gene encoding citrate lyase acyl carrier protein, whose amino-acid sequence MKIQKEAMAGTLESSDLLVKVMPNTGIEVVINSDVNKQFGDQIRAVVDQTLSALGVTDGLIIIDDKGALDCAIKARVQCAVLRGAEEENLDWSKLL is encoded by the coding sequence ATGAAAATACAAAAAGAAGCCATGGCAGGAACTCTCGAATCGAGCGATTTGTTAGTTAAAGTCATGCCTAACACTGGAATCGAGGTTGTTATTAACAGTGATGTTAACAAACAATTTGGCGATCAAATTCGTGCTGTTGTCGATCAAACCTTAAGCGCATTAGGCGTAACAGATGGTTTAATTATCATCGATGACAAAGGTGCCCTCGATTGTGCGATCAAAGCTAGAGTGCAATGTGCAGTATTACGCGGTGCAGAAGAAGAGAACTTAGATTGGAGTAAATTACTATGA
- a CDS encoding transporter substrate-binding domain-containing protein — protein sequence MCYKKWYGLLLLGVLSLVGCDNQTSTTAATGKQKIVIGTSGAPSPFTTVDDKGELVGYDIDVVKAVFAQLPQYEISFEITEFPSVLAGLDSQRYQVGANNYAMNEKRKEKYFYSDPIFKNQYVIAVAKNNQQINGFSDLKGKSTEVSPGLNYATALESYNEQNPNNPVKIVYSEAELLPVLQHVESGQYDFQLIDKVMLAQYINEHQLNLKTIELSKEDAERIASPYSYLLISKGAQGQQLTQDINQAIQKIIQNGELSKISQYYFGADYSPK from the coding sequence ATGTGCTACAAGAAATGGTATGGTTTATTGCTATTGGGCGTATTGTCGTTAGTCGGTTGTGACAATCAGACTTCAACAACTGCAGCCACAGGTAAACAAAAGATTGTTATTGGCACCTCGGGTGCACCTAGCCCCTTTACCACGGTAGATGATAAAGGCGAGCTGGTTGGTTATGATATTGATGTGGTAAAAGCGGTATTTGCTCAGCTACCGCAATACGAGATTAGTTTTGAAATCACTGAATTTCCTTCCGTTTTGGCTGGGTTAGATTCGCAACGTTATCAAGTGGGTGCCAATAACTACGCAATGAATGAAAAACGTAAAGAAAAGTATTTCTATTCTGATCCGATTTTCAAAAATCAATATGTGATTGCTGTAGCAAAAAACAATCAACAGATTAACGGATTTAGTGATCTAAAAGGCAAATCAACCGAAGTTTCACCGGGGTTAAATTATGCCACTGCCTTAGAGTCTTATAATGAACAAAATCCAAATAATCCGGTCAAAATTGTTTATAGTGAAGCCGAGTTATTGCCGGTATTGCAACATGTTGAAAGCGGGCAGTATGATTTTCAATTAATCGATAAAGTCATGTTGGCGCAATATATCAATGAACATCAACTGAATCTTAAAACGATTGAACTAAGCAAAGAAGATGCTGAACGTATCGCATCCCCATACAGTTATTTGCTTATCAGTAAAGGGGCACAAGGGCAGCAGTTAACTCAGGATATTAATCAAGCCATACAAAAGATAATCCAAAATGGCGAATTATCAAAAATTAGCCAATACTATTTTGGTGCTGATTATTCACCTAAGTAA
- a CDS encoding glutathione S-transferase family protein: MSIAIGKVVTTENNEISKDGAFVRQTNRFNTPFGNEPGMLPVEAGRYRLIWAAICPWAHRQMIAIKLLGLEDVISVGKVNPVRTENGWEFSLDKNGVDPVLGIRFLPEIYAKTDPEYNGRATVPTVVDVKTGKVVNNDYFNLTYYWETQFKPFHKAGAPDLYPEKLRADIDALNNVIFHEVNNGVYKAGFARSQKAYEEAYHLVFNQLDKLEQRLSQSRYLFGDQITDADIRLYVTLARFDVAYYSAFKTNRNRIIDFPNLWAYARDLYQIPAFGETTDFHAIKQGYFLSNNAHNPYDILPLGPDVSNWHTPHNRDKIFTSNR; encoded by the coding sequence ATGTCTATAGCAATAGGAAAAGTAGTAACAACTGAAAATAACGAAATCAGTAAAGATGGCGCTTTTGTTCGTCAAACTAACCGCTTTAATACTCCTTTTGGTAATGAGCCTGGCATGCTACCGGTGGAAGCTGGGCGTTATCGTTTAATTTGGGCTGCAATTTGTCCTTGGGCACATCGTCAGATGATAGCTATCAAATTATTGGGGCTGGAAGATGTTATCAGTGTCGGTAAAGTCAACCCGGTAAGAACGGAAAATGGTTGGGAGTTTTCGTTAGATAAAAATGGTGTTGATCCGGTGCTCGGTATCCGATTTCTACCCGAAATATATGCCAAAACCGATCCAGAATATAATGGACGAGCGACCGTACCAACGGTTGTCGATGTCAAAACTGGCAAAGTGGTTAACAACGATTATTTTAATCTAACCTACTATTGGGAAACCCAATTTAAACCCTTTCATAAAGCTGGCGCCCCGGATCTCTATCCGGAAAAATTGCGAGCTGATATTGATGCATTAAATAATGTTATATTTCATGAAGTGAATAATGGCGTTTATAAAGCCGGGTTTGCCCGTTCCCAAAAAGCCTATGAAGAGGCTTATCACCTCGTATTTAATCAGCTTGATAAACTCGAACAACGTTTAAGCCAATCACGCTATCTGTTTGGAGATCAAATTACCGATGCCGATATTCGGTTATATGTGACATTAGCCAGATTTGATGTGGCCTACTATAGTGCATTTAAAACCAATCGGAATCGAATCATTGACTTTCCAAATTTATGGGCTTATGCCAGAGATCTTTATCAGATCCCAGCCTTTGGTGAAACAACCGATTTTCACGCAATTAAACAGGGCTATTTCTTAAGTAACAATGCGCATAACCCTTACGATATTTTACCTTTGGGGCCCGATGTCAGTAATTGGCACACACCACATAACAGAGATAAGATTTTTACTTCAAACAGATAA
- a CDS encoding amino acid ABC transporter permease has product MPNILDFGLIFTQIPTLLAYLPVTLFITVFSMLFGVMLGLVVAVIKMHKIPVLSQLAAIFVSFIRGTPLLVQLYLSFYGIPVLLRYVNYLYDTNYNVNGISPMIFVLIAFSLNEAAYNSETIRAALQSVNKGQIEAAQSLGMTYSQLLRRIVIPEAFLVALPNLGNTLIGLLKGTSLAFVCSVTEMTGRGKTLAGHSYRYFEVYISLALIYWGLTIIIELMVKYLEKRLTISDSANTPSYRRGKLL; this is encoded by the coding sequence ATGCCAAATATTTTAGATTTTGGATTAATATTCACCCAAATTCCAACGTTACTGGCATATTTGCCGGTAACCTTGTTTATAACCGTGTTTTCGATGTTATTCGGTGTCATGTTAGGGCTGGTTGTTGCCGTCATTAAGATGCATAAAATACCGGTATTATCGCAATTGGCGGCGATTTTTGTTTCGTTCATCCGTGGCACGCCTTTGCTAGTCCAGCTCTATTTGAGCTTTTACGGTATTCCTGTTTTATTAAGGTATGTCAATTATCTATATGATACTAATTACAATGTCAATGGCATATCGCCGATGATATTTGTACTTATTGCCTTCTCGTTAAACGAGGCCGCTTATAATTCCGAAACGATTCGAGCCGCATTACAATCGGTCAATAAAGGACAAATTGAAGCAGCACAATCGCTAGGCATGACCTATAGCCAGTTACTGCGCCGAATTGTTATTCCCGAAGCGTTTCTTGTTGCTTTACCAAATTTAGGTAACACGTTGATTGGTTTACTCAAAGGGACTTCATTGGCGTTTGTTTGCTCTGTCACTGAAATGACCGGTAGGGGCAAAACGCTTGCCGGGCATAGTTATCGATATTTTGAAGTCTATATTTCATTAGCCTTAATTTATTGGGGATTGACTATTATTATTGAGTTAATGGTTAAGTATTTAGAAAAGCGCTTAACCATTTCTGATAGTGCCAATACCCCGAGTTATCGTCGAGGGAAATTATTATGA
- a CDS encoding fumarylacetoacetate hydrolase family protein, which translates to MKLVSYLVSGKSSFGILTENGIIDLKNKLGDKYVDLKSLLADEAGLANAKTYLNAPSDIDEQDITYLPVIPNPNKILCVGMNYAEKRAEFNETSSAPTLFVRFPDSQTGHKTNIIKPAITNELDYEGELAIVIGKAGFRIKQEDALSHVAGYSCYMDGSVRDWQYTWFTAGKNWPSTGAFGPCLTTTDEIPDPKALSLTTYLNGQEMQHDSISNLIHTVPELISYISTFTKLSPGDVILTGSPGGVGKKRNPPVFMKDGDVIEVEITHIGRLTNFVVAE; encoded by the coding sequence ATGAAGCTTGTCAGTTATCTGGTCTCTGGCAAATCAAGTTTTGGTATTCTCACTGAGAACGGCATTATTGATTTAAAAAACAAATTAGGTGACAAATATGTCGACTTAAAATCATTGCTTGCCGATGAAGCGGGTTTAGCAAATGCCAAAACTTACCTTAATGCCCCAAGTGACATAGATGAACAAGATATTACCTATTTACCTGTAATTCCTAATCCAAATAAAATTTTATGTGTAGGCATGAATTATGCGGAAAAGCGAGCAGAATTTAATGAAACCAGCTCAGCACCTACACTGTTTGTCCGTTTCCCTGATTCACAAACTGGACATAAAACAAATATTATCAAACCCGCTATTACTAACGAACTTGATTACGAAGGCGAATTGGCCATTGTAATTGGTAAAGCAGGATTCCGCATCAAACAAGAAGATGCACTATCTCATGTTGCTGGCTACAGCTGTTACATGGATGGTTCTGTGCGTGACTGGCAATATACATGGTTTACTGCTGGCAAAAACTGGCCAAGCACCGGCGCATTTGGTCCATGTTTAACTACAACCGATGAAATACCGGATCCGAAAGCATTATCGTTAACCACTTATTTAAATGGTCAAGAAATGCAACATGATTCAATTAGCAATTTAATTCACACCGTACCGGAATTAATTTCTTATATCAGTACTTTTACTAAATTATCACCGGGTGATGTCATTTTGACCGGTTCTCCTGGCGGGGTGGGTAAAAAACGTAATCCACCAGTATTTATGAAAGATGGTGATGTTATCGAAGTTGAGATCACCCATATTGGGCGTCTGACTAACTTTGTTGTTGCAGAATAA
- a CDS encoding GNAT family N-acetyltransferase, giving the protein MNIVIQQHCQAINWQEVADLLAFYGLSSLDANTQEQVFKRSYAVVFLLENGQVVGVGRALSDGICQAAIYNVALAKHLHGQKYGRLIVEKLVEQVKHCNIILYTHPQTVEFYRNLGFDLMKTGMARYQADHRTEMKNMGFI; this is encoded by the coding sequence ATGAATATTGTGATTCAACAACATTGTCAAGCAATCAACTGGCAAGAGGTTGCTGATCTGCTTGCCTTTTATGGTTTAAGTTCGCTTGATGCTAACACGCAAGAGCAAGTATTTAAGCGAAGTTATGCCGTAGTTTTTTTACTGGAAAATGGGCAAGTTGTTGGCGTTGGACGGGCATTATCTGACGGCATTTGTCAGGCGGCAATTTATAACGTAGCGTTAGCCAAACATCTGCATGGGCAAAAGTATGGTCGATTGATTGTTGAAAAGTTGGTAGAGCAAGTAAAACACTGCAATATCATCCTTTACACTCATCCCCAAACCGTCGAATTTTATCGTAATTTAGGGTTTGATTTAATGAAAACCGGCATGGCACGTTATCAAGCCGATCATCGAACAGAAATGAAAAATATGGGCTTTATATAG
- a CDS encoding response regulator: MKENTIKVLIVEDEPILAELNAEFIQRDTKVQVIGIASNLQEAKIMVEKLKPTLILLDNYLPDGKGIDLFEYIINNNLDSYVIFITAASDMDTCSKAIRFGAFDYLIKPVSYQRLKHSLERFELFLYRQSLQKHVNQRRIDELFNLQTKDFVDVNRHSKGIEEITLQKVKDLFLKTDKALTVDDIVANAQISKTTARRYLEYCVQTKLLTVELNHGKIGRPERLYKRLGK; this comes from the coding sequence ATAAAAGAAAATACCATTAAAGTTCTTATTGTAGAAGATGAGCCTATTTTAGCAGAATTAAATGCCGAATTTATTCAGAGAGATACAAAAGTTCAAGTCATTGGGATTGCTTCTAACTTGCAAGAGGCAAAAATTATGGTCGAAAAGTTAAAACCGACCTTAATTTTGCTCGATAATTATTTGCCGGACGGCAAAGGTATTGATCTGTTTGAATATATTATCAATAACAATCTTGATAGTTATGTCATTTTTATTACAGCGGCAAGTGATATGGATACGTGTAGTAAAGCGATTCGCTTTGGCGCATTTGATTATTTAATTAAACCGGTATCATACCAACGGTTAAAACATTCATTAGAGCGTTTTGAACTTTTTTTATATCGCCAAAGTCTACAAAAACATGTTAATCAAAGACGAATTGACGAGTTATTTAATTTGCAAACTAAAGATTTTGTCGATGTTAATCGTCATTCAAAAGGTATTGAAGAGATTACCTTACAAAAAGTAAAAGATCTGTTTTTAAAAACTGATAAAGCATTAACGGTTGATGATATTGTTGCAAATGCTCAAATAAGTAAAACAACGGCCAGACGATATTTAGAATATTGTGTACAAACTAAGTTGTTAACTGTAGAACTTAACCATGGAAAAATTGGTCGCCCGGAAAGGTTGTATAAACGTCTGGGGAAATAA
- a CDS encoding 2-hydroxycarboxylate transporter family protein, with translation MVDFNSVGKTQNNTAETKKITEEQPKGFWPYGWWKLMDDYKIGVIPLPLFIIAGILIFTEVLVTGKLPSEIVVMVVTCAFFGFLCGEIGKRLPIVGKMGAAAICATFIPSALVYYGILPQPVVAATTKFYKDTHILYLYICCIIVGSIMNMDKKTLIQGFLKIFVPMVCGEIVGMLVGVGVGYLLGLTPFETFFFLVLPIMAGGVGEGAIPLSIGYAAILHMDQGDALGRVLPIVMLGGLTGIICGGILNRIGKAYPHLTGNGRLLPASEEDALETKKAAKADGVIDVTTFASGVLLAALLYMIGMIGHKLTGIPAPVGMLFAAVFVKLVSGVSPKVLSGSQVVYKFFQTSVTYPILFAVGVAITPWEKIVAAFTITNLVVIVCTVVSLVTTGFFVAKKLGMYPVDAAVISCCQSGQGGTGDVAILTAAERMELMPFAQIATRIGGAINVSVSLLILGNFLV, from the coding sequence ATGGTGGATTTCAATTCAGTTGGAAAGACGCAGAATAATACAGCCGAAACTAAGAAAATTACCGAAGAACAGCCGAAAGGCTTTTGGCCTTATGGCTGGTGGAAACTTATGGATGACTACAAAATTGGTGTTATCCCGCTTCCGTTGTTTATTATAGCAGGTATTCTAATATTTACAGAAGTATTAGTTACCGGTAAGTTACCAAGCGAAATTGTCGTTATGGTGGTAACTTGTGCTTTCTTCGGTTTCTTATGTGGCGAAATTGGTAAACGTTTACCAATCGTTGGTAAAATGGGCGCAGCCGCAATTTGTGCAACGTTCATTCCATCGGCATTAGTTTACTATGGTATTTTGCCACAACCTGTTGTTGCCGCTACAACAAAGTTCTATAAAGATACCCATATTCTATACCTATACATTTGTTGTATCATCGTTGGTAGTATTATGAATATGGACAAAAAGACCTTAATTCAAGGTTTCTTGAAAATTTTCGTACCAATGGTATGCGGTGAAATTGTCGGTATGTTAGTCGGTGTTGGCGTTGGCTATTTACTTGGTTTAACACCTTTTGAAACATTCTTCTTCCTTGTATTACCTATTATGGCCGGTGGTGTTGGTGAAGGGGCGATTCCGCTTTCAATTGGTTATGCCGCTATTTTACATATGGATCAAGGCGATGCGCTAGGTCGTGTATTACCTATTGTTATGTTAGGTGGTTTAACCGGTATTATTTGTGGTGGTATCCTTAACCGTATTGGTAAAGCTTACCCGCACTTAACTGGTAATGGTCGCTTATTACCGGCATCAGAAGAAGATGCGTTAGAAACCAAAAAAGCAGCTAAAGCAGATGGCGTTATTGATGTAACAACTTTCGCTTCAGGTGTTTTACTAGCAGCGCTTCTTTACATGATTGGTATGATTGGACACAAATTAACCGGAATTCCTGCACCAGTAGGGATGCTATTTGCCGCAGTTTTTGTTAAACTAGTGTCAGGTGTTTCACCAAAAGTATTAAGTGGTTCGCAAGTAGTTTATAAGTTCTTCCAAACATCTGTAACCTATCCTATTTTATTTGCTGTAGGTGTTGCTATCACACCTTGGGAAAAAATCGTTGCAGCATTCACTATTACAAACTTGGTTGTCATTGTTTGTACTGTTGTTAGTCTCGTTACTACTGGCTTTTTTGTCGCTAAGAAATTAGGTATGTATCCTGTTGATGCAGCGGTTATTTCATGCTGTCAAAGTGGTCAAGGTGGAACAGGTGACGTTGCAATCTTAACCGCAGCAGAACGTATGGAATTAATGCCATTTGCTCAAATTGCTACGCGTATCGGTGGTGCAATTAACGTGTCAGTGTCATTACTTATTCTCGGCAATTTCTTAGTATAA
- the citC gene encoding [citrate (pro-3S)-lyase] ligase — MYDLVDYSVVNIADSAQDYQAIKQLLSRSDLDIDSQVTLFMVARIDNNIIACAGIDRNIIKCVAIDSDYRGNQLNLTLMDHTIKYANEQGYFHLFLYTKPENKDFFRGCGFYPIVEISDLVVLMENTPVGIKQYCKKLHEQSVSGSKIGSIVMNANPFTKGHQYLIEYAASQCDWLHVFVVNEDASIFSFETRLQLVKDGSAHIKNVTVHASSSYIISRATFPTYFLKDKTKIDYAYMGIDLLIFRNYIAPALNITHRYVGTEPYSEVTKAYNQAMCHWLEDATVSNSPTVTVVEVERKIEGEDIISASLVRKLLSLKNYDEVKKLVPATTWNYLSTHLDNLKI, encoded by the coding sequence ATGTACGATTTAGTTGATTATAGTGTTGTTAATATCGCTGATTCAGCGCAGGATTATCAAGCTATTAAACAGTTACTTTCTCGTTCTGATCTGGATATTGATTCGCAAGTTACTTTATTTATGGTAGCGAGAATCGATAACAACATCATCGCTTGTGCCGGAATTGATCGTAATATTATTAAATGTGTTGCAATTGATTCTGATTATCGAGGTAATCAACTTAATCTTACTTTAATGGATCACACCATTAAATATGCCAACGAGCAGGGTTATTTTCATCTGTTTTTATACACTAAACCTGAAAATAAAGATTTCTTTAGAGGATGTGGTTTTTATCCCATTGTTGAGATATCAGATCTGGTTGTGTTAATGGAAAATACCCCTGTTGGTATCAAACAGTATTGTAAAAAATTACATGAACAGTCGGTTTCTGGCTCTAAAATTGGTAGTATTGTGATGAATGCCAACCCTTTTACCAAAGGGCATCAATATTTAATCGAATATGCAGCAAGCCAATGTGATTGGTTACATGTTTTTGTGGTCAATGAAGATGCATCGATCTTTTCATTCGAAACCCGTTTACAGCTTGTAAAAGACGGTTCTGCCCACATCAAAAATGTGACGGTACATGCAAGTTCATCCTATATTATTTCAAGAGCAACGTTCCCAACCTATTTTTTAAAAGATAAAACTAAAATCGATTATGCCTATATGGGCATCGATTTATTAATTTTCCGAAACTATATAGCACCCGCTTTGAATATTACTCATCGTTATGTGGGCACTGAGCCTTATAGCGAAGTGACTAAAGCTTATAATCAAGCGATGTGCCATTGGCTTGAAGATGCAACAGTTAGCAACTCTCCAACGGTAACCGTGGTTGAAGTTGAACGCAAGATTGAAGGCGAAGACATCATTTCAGCATCATTAGTTCGAAAATTACTATCGTTGAAAAATTATGATGAGGTGAAAAAGTTAGTACCCGCAACTACATGGAATTATCTTTCTACCCATTTGGATAATTTGAAAATTTAA
- a CDS encoding sensor histidine kinase: MRNKIQFSFTNKLFLSLLLFSLIVLALLQSYIWNVTEASLYRSLGDKAQIQARELAVIPSLIQYVEQKDTNKISELVSDIFQQSDASYIVIGDAKAYRLFHTANNDIYSPMVGNDNEEVLNGNSSTTISRGSLGLALRGKAPIINKGKVIGIVSVGYMIDDIYALHKKQFIPFIIFCSLLFIALFIFSLCFARAIKKQMFNLEPKEIALLVKSQKSIMESIFEGIIAIDLNYKIININQSARIMLGINVSDEQLLNHDLCDFIKSSDFIYGKDNQLKDIHDQICYFNNINVIANRIRIIVDDNIQGWVITFRNFNDINVLSMQLTQVTQYVDNLRAIRHEHLNWMATLSGLIYMERYEEAQSFIALHSADNQYNLDFITKHFQVPAVCGLLIGKYSKAHEIGLKLVFDPACQLKTLPDMITETEFMSILGNLLDNAFNAALKNPNGNKTIHLYLSDATDEVVIEVSDQGCGVDENMRDSIFEPGVTSQDASEHGIGLHLVSTYVKKANGYITFEDNQPYGTIFSVFIPK; encoded by the coding sequence ATGCGAAATAAAATACAATTTTCTTTTACCAACAAATTGTTTTTATCTCTTTTACTATTTTCGTTAATTGTGTTGGCGCTTTTACAAAGTTATATCTGGAATGTAACTGAAGCGTCTTTATATCGAAGTTTAGGAGATAAAGCGCAAATTCAAGCTCGAGAGTTAGCTGTCATTCCGAGTTTGATCCAATATGTTGAACAAAAAGATACCAACAAAATATCTGAATTAGTATCTGATATTTTCCAACAAAGTGATGCAAGTTATATTGTTATTGGCGATGCTAAGGCTTATCGTCTGTTTCATACTGCCAATAACGACATCTATTCACCCATGGTTGGTAATGATAATGAAGAAGTATTAAATGGTAATAGTAGTACCACAATCAGCCGTGGTTCTTTAGGTCTCGCATTGCGAGGTAAAGCCCCGATTATTAATAAAGGCAAAGTTATTGGTATTGTTTCAGTGGGCTATATGATTGATGATATCTATGCTTTACATAAAAAGCAATTTATTCCGTTTATTATTTTTTGCTCATTGTTGTTTATTGCATTATTTATTTTTTCGCTCTGTTTTGCCCGGGCGATCAAAAAACAGATGTTTAATTTAGAGCCAAAAGAGATTGCATTACTGGTCAAAAGCCAAAAATCGATTATGGAATCAATCTTTGAAGGTATTATAGCAATTGATCTTAATTATAAAATTATCAATATTAATCAGTCAGCTCGAATAATGCTTGGTATTAATGTGAGTGATGAACAGCTACTGAATCATGATTTATGTGATTTTATCAAATCCAGTGATTTTATTTATGGAAAAGATAATCAACTCAAAGATATACATGATCAAATATGCTACTTTAATAATATTAATGTTATTGCTAACCGAATTCGCATAATCGTCGATGATAATATTCAAGGTTGGGTGATTACTTTTCGTAATTTTAATGATATTAATGTTTTGAGTATGCAATTAACGCAAGTTACTCAATACGTTGATAATTTAAGAGCTATCCGACATGAGCACTTAAACTGGATGGCGACGTTGTCGGGATTGATTTATATGGAACGTTATGAAGAAGCGCAATCATTCATAGCATTACACTCAGCGGATAACCAATATAACTTAGATTTTATAACTAAGCATTTTCAAGTACCGGCGGTGTGCGGTTTATTAATTGGTAAATATTCTAAAGCGCATGAAATTGGCTTAAAACTGGTGTTCGACCCTGCCTGTCAATTAAAAACGTTACCCGATATGATAACCGAAACGGAATTTATGTCGATATTAGGTAACTTACTTGATAATGCCTTTAATGCAGCGCTAAAAAACCCGAATGGAAATAAAACAATTCATCTGTATTTGAGTGATGCAACCGATGAGGTTGTTATAGAGGTGAGCGATCAAGGTTGTGGCGTTGATGAAAACATGCGAGATTCGATATTCGAACCCGGTGTGACTTCACAAGATGCGAGCGAACATGGTATCGGATTACACCTTGTTTCAACGTATGTCAAAAAAGCAAATGGTTACATCACCTTTGAGGATAATCAACCTTATGGCACCATTTTTTCAGTTTTTATACCCAAGTAG
- a CDS encoding amino acid ABC transporter ATP-binding protein, with protein MIEVKDLTLSFAQNLILDHLNFQIKPHEIVAIIGASGAGKSTLLRCLNLLEKPQQGYIEIDNVGLDVSQIKRRDIVKFRQQTAMVFQQFNLFQQKNALENVMEGLIIVKKLPKAQAQQIAYEKLVEVGLKERIYHYPKQLSGGQQQRVAIARALAMDPKVLLLDEPTSALDPELVGEVLATIKMAAKSGITMILVSHEMSFVHDIATRVLFLDKGQIIEDSSPQQMFSNPKQLRTKAFLARYYSSIQVDYEI; from the coding sequence ATGATTGAGGTAAAAGATCTTACATTATCATTTGCGCAAAACCTCATTTTGGATCATCTTAATTTTCAGATTAAACCTCATGAAATTGTCGCTATTATCGGTGCTTCCGGTGCCGGTAAATCAACTTTATTACGCTGTTTAAACTTATTAGAAAAACCGCAGCAAGGTTACATTGAGATTGATAATGTCGGGTTGGACGTTAGCCAGATAAAACGGCGTGACATAGTTAAATTTCGTCAGCAAACGGCTATGGTATTTCAACAATTCAATCTGTTTCAGCAAAAAAATGCCTTAGAGAATGTAATGGAAGGTTTAATTATTGTTAAAAAATTACCGAAAGCTCAAGCTCAACAGATAGCGTATGAAAAATTGGTTGAAGTTGGATTAAAAGAGCGCATTTATCATTACCCTAAGCAGTTATCAGGTGGACAACAACAACGGGTTGCTATTGCCCGCGCTTTAGCCATGGATCCCAAAGTTTTATTGCTTGATGAGCCAACTTCGGCCTTAGATCCCGAATTGGTCGGTGAAGTGCTGGCGACAATCAAAATGGCTGCCAAATCAGGCATTACCATGATTTTAGTCTCACACGAAATGAGCTTTGTGCATGATATTGCCACCCGGGTGCTGTTTTTAGATAAAGGACAAATTATTGAAGATAGTTCACCCCAGCAAATGTTTTCTAATCCTAAACAACTGAGAACCAAAGCTTTTTTAGCCAGATATTATTCTTCAATACAAGTTGATTATGAAATTTAA